The proteins below come from a single uncultured Flavobacterium sp. genomic window:
- a CDS encoding transcriptional regulator, protein MAETFDELDPVLNAPVRLAIVSALVKMKQADFGYLQEITKTTQGNLSHQIKKLNEAKYIEIEKTFKGNYPQTICKLTKTGKNAFENYVETIKKYLHL, encoded by the coding sequence ATGGCGGAGACTTTTGATGAACTAGACCCCGTTTTGAATGCACCTGTTCGTTTGGCTATTGTTTCTGCTCTTGTAAAAATGAAACAAGCTGATTTTGGTTATCTGCAAGAGATAACCAAAACAACACAAGGCAATTTAAGCCATCAGATAAAGAAACTAAATGAAGCAAAATATATTGAAATAGAAAAAACATTTAAAGGAAACTATCCGCAAACAATTTGTAAACTTACAAAAACAGGAAAAAATGCCTTTGAAAATTATGTAGAAACAATAAAAAAATATTTGCATCTCTAA
- a CDS encoding class III extradiol ring-cleavage dioxygenase: protein MERKEFIKSIFALTAMGTLNSFKNFTDGLLIQGKKMPVLFTSHGNPMDIPLSKDERPFWNTLYELGKDLQNKFEVKAALIVSAHWCTQGTFVNISPEQTQIYDFYGFPKEYYDVIYKAKGAADIAHEVHKIVPTVTETTEWGLDHGAWPMLMHLFPEANIPVFQMSLDYYASPEYHYELGKQLKILREKGVLIIGSGSLIHNLQLAGQRFKSGDMTPFGWEAEYDSWLKKQIDERNFANIINYETSHKLGKLASPTPDHFVPVLYSLGLMDAKDEIKYFYEGAPTIPAFSERSFIIGHP from the coding sequence ATGGAACGCAAAGAATTTATTAAATCAATTTTTGCATTAACAGCAATGGGAACATTAAATAGTTTTAAAAATTTTACAGACGGCCTTCTTATACAAGGTAAAAAAATGCCTGTGCTATTTACTTCGCACGGCAACCCAATGGATATCCCACTTTCAAAAGATGAACGTCCTTTTTGGAATACACTCTATGAGTTAGGTAAAGATTTACAGAATAAGTTTGAAGTAAAGGCAGCATTGATTGTGTCTGCGCATTGGTGTACACAAGGGACTTTTGTAAATATTTCGCCAGAGCAAACACAAATTTACGATTTCTACGGTTTTCCAAAAGAATATTATGACGTAATCTATAAAGCAAAAGGGGCTGCTGATATTGCTCATGAAGTACACAAAATTGTTCCTACAGTTACTGAAACAACAGAGTGGGGACTAGACCACGGTGCATGGCCAATGCTGATGCATTTGTTTCCTGAAGCGAACATACCCGTTTTTCAAATGAGTCTTGACTATTATGCAAGCCCAGAATATCATTATGAACTAGGTAAACAATTAAAAATACTCAGAGAAAAAGGTGTTCTTATCATTGGTAGTGGTTCTCTTATTCATAATCTACAATTGGCAGGCCAGCGGTTTAAATCTGGTGATATGACTCCTTTTGGTTGGGAAGCGGAATATGACAGTTGGCTCAAGAAGCAAATTGATGAACGTAATTTTGCAAACATCATCAATTATGAAACTAGCCATAAGTTAGGAAAATTGGCATCTCCAACTCCCGATCATTTCGTTCCCGTACTTTACAGCTTAGGGCTAATGGATGCAAAAGATGAAATAAAATATTTTTACGAAGGAGCCCCAACTATACCGGCATTCAGTGAACGAAGTTTTATAATAGGTCATCCTTAA
- a CDS encoding SGNH/GDSL hydrolase family protein, whose protein sequence is MKTINKVFLTLLFLNSTGNVNAQEKTTNKMETKKIAYADKILLHMHPEKFLNFLPNLNDEQIAQLYGMSIEEYQLAKKVYDDQAQNTASELLTNSDFTFKIDKLPFKKNQTVLVIGESTADALNSWVYILQYLLNQRRPQDNIRIINAAISGQTTTEALRKITAQVKLSPDWVICHLGTNDCMRYGNQKTTVSLTETIANLNIIKEIINKDTKANIVWLTPASIDEKKAENFQPFKTQQLSLKNSDLNEISKYLKAQPEPVIDLTEEFGNPVNPEFVQYDGIHLTIDGQKAIVKSLINKLSNIK, encoded by the coding sequence ATGAAAACAATAAACAAAGTATTTCTCACGCTACTCTTTTTAAATAGTACAGGAAACGTAAACGCACAAGAAAAAACAACTAATAAAATGGAAACAAAAAAAATAGCATACGCAGACAAAATATTGCTTCATATGCACCCAGAAAAGTTCTTGAATTTTTTACCAAACTTAAATGATGAGCAAATTGCACAGCTATACGGTATGTCAATAGAAGAATATCAATTAGCTAAAAAAGTTTATGACGACCAGGCTCAAAATACAGCATCAGAACTTTTGACAAATTCAGACTTTACATTTAAAATTGATAAACTTCCTTTCAAGAAAAATCAGACTGTTTTAGTAATTGGCGAAAGTACAGCAGATGCTTTAAACTCTTGGGTTTATATTTTGCAATATCTTTTAAATCAAAGACGACCACAAGACAATATTCGTATAATTAATGCTGCGATTTCAGGACAAACTACAACAGAAGCACTTCGTAAAATAACAGCACAAGTAAAATTAAGTCCTGATTGGGTAATTTGTCATTTGGGCACAAATGATTGTATGCGTTATGGAAACCAAAAAACAACCGTTTCTTTAACAGAGACGATTGCAAATCTCAATATTATAAAAGAAATAATTAATAAAGACACAAAAGCAAATATTGTTTGGCTTACACCAGCATCAATTGACGAGAAAAAAGCAGAAAATTTTCAGCCATTCAAAACTCAACAATTGAGTTTAAAAAATTCAGATTTAAATGAAATTAGTAAATATTTGAAAGCCCAACCAGAACCTGTAATTGATTTAACAGAAGAATTTGGAAATCCTGTAAATCCTGAATTCGTTCAGTATGATGGTATACACCTTACTATTGATGGGCAAAAAGCAATAGTAAAATCTTTAATCAATAAATTATCAAACATAAAATAG
- a CDS encoding Crp/Fnr family transcriptional regulator codes for MEFLNNLETKNVSKGTILLHQGDLCKAVYKVVKGCLKSYVTDNTGKEHILQFAPEEWQISDLDSFLNDKPTAVFIEAIEDSEIIILSKDFLLNYKSFDRPALVELNNKLLHNIIATNRRLIALLTVSAEERYIDFTQTYPNLVQRLSLKLIASYIGITPEYLSEIRRKIVHK; via the coding sequence ATGGAATTTTTAAATAACTTAGAAACAAAAAACGTTAGTAAAGGAACCATCTTATTGCACCAAGGCGACCTTTGCAAAGCAGTTTACAAAGTAGTAAAGGGTTGCTTGAAAAGTTATGTAACTGATAACACTGGTAAAGAACATATTTTGCAGTTTGCTCCCGAAGAGTGGCAGATTTCTGATCTTGATAGTTTTCTCAATGACAAACCAACCGCTGTTTTTATAGAGGCAATTGAAGACAGTGAAATTATAATATTGAGCAAAGATTTTCTTCTGAATTATAAATCATTTGATAGGCCTGCATTGGTTGAGCTGAATAATAAACTACTACATAATATTATTGCAACCAACCGGCGACTTATTGCTTTGCTTACCGTATCAGCAGAAGAACGCTACATTGATTTTACTCAAACCTATCCCAATCTTGTTCAACGGCTGTCTCTTAAGCTCATAGCTTCCTACATTGGTATTACACCCGAATACTTAAGTGAAATCAGAAGAAAAATTGTCCATAAGTAA
- a CDS encoding SusC/RagA family TonB-linked outer membrane protein: MIQKVFNLLFVFCLCSFQFAKAQTTVSGKITDGSTGMSLPGVNVVVKGTTNGVSTDFDGMYSINTSNKAGTLMVSFMGYVTKVVPYSGNSVINITLAGDSQKLNEVVVTALGIKREKKAITYSAQNVSVDEISEARSLNVANSLSGKVAGLNFSTTSNGVGSSSRITLRGNRSLNGNNQPLYVVDGVPISNGTTTTNPDIDTGGTTQPDGISNINPEDIASMTVLKGPSAAALYGSRASNGVIVITTKSGKAGKTSVSVSSNFMASSAYNLMNLQNEYGQGANGVYNPTSTSSWGGRLDGSQVSNWQLVRNPNYAGPATQSYSPQPNNVIDFYKTGYNLANTLTVVTGNEKAQGYFSYTNTRAEGIVGGNQLDRHNLNLRLTSKISDKLSLDVKTNYIFQDIDNLLRTGEESIGTSAYLLPRSIAYNDYKNFEYFDGAGQRQLNYFVDETGSPGGNPFWSALRDDARTDKRNRFIGLASLKYEFTKTLSLQGRAGLDQMTNKNVRNRYATVAFNNNLGSYSESYETVSELNVDALLSYNEKFGDFSVGLNAGASSLQQNSSSLASGGVLSKRNYFALSNVQTVQSTSTASEKRINSVYGFGQIGFRNYLFLDLTARNDWSSTLPNDYFYPSVGLSAVISDMVKLPEVISFAKVRASYAKVGNDTDPYQTQQRFSYIGGNGGMLYGQSTKANPNLKPELSSSSEFGADVRFFNNRLGLDFTYFNSLTNNQIFYINTPEPSGYSRAIVNGGDIGNKGIELTLTATPIQTENFSWDITANYASYKSKIKSIADGREELVLGEGRLVRSKVVVGGEYGDLYIKGFQRSPDGNIIVNSAGIPLATNGFDVRAGNFNPDWTAGLKNNFKYKDFSLSFLVDFRIGGEVISYTQARQAGLGVSDITLVGRQGGIVVDGVVSNGNGTYSPNTTSITAEQYWTAIGQRTPIAEPFIYDATNIRLRELVFGYSLPKRMLSNSGFTSIDFSLVGRNLFFFMNKAKYFDPEAGAGTGNLQGIESFNIPSTRDYGVNVKFGF, translated from the coding sequence ATGATTCAAAAAGTATTTAACTTACTGTTTGTGTTTTGTTTATGCAGCTTCCAATTTGCAAAAGCACAAACCACAGTATCAGGTAAAATTACCGATGGAAGTACTGGTATGTCATTACCAGGGGTAAATGTTGTTGTGAAAGGAACAACAAATGGAGTTTCGACTGACTTTGACGGAATGTATAGTATTAACACTTCAAATAAGGCTGGTACATTAATGGTTTCTTTTATGGGGTATGTAACCAAAGTGGTTCCTTATAGTGGAAATTCTGTGATCAATATTACTTTAGCTGGCGATTCTCAAAAGTTGAATGAAGTTGTGGTAACGGCATTAGGTATTAAAAGAGAGAAAAAAGCGATTACTTATTCGGCACAAAATGTTAGTGTAGATGAAATTTCTGAGGCACGATCTTTAAACGTTGCCAATTCACTTTCAGGAAAAGTAGCAGGACTTAATTTTTCTACTACATCAAATGGTGTTGGGAGTTCATCCAGAATTACATTAAGAGGTAATAGATCTCTTAACGGAAATAACCAGCCGCTATATGTAGTAGATGGTGTGCCAATTAGTAACGGTACAACGACAACTAACCCTGATATTGATACAGGGGGAACTACACAACCTGATGGTATTTCAAACATCAACCCGGAGGATATTGCTTCGATGACTGTTTTGAAAGGACCTTCGGCAGCAGCTCTTTACGGATCAAGAGCGAGTAATGGTGTTATCGTAATTACAACAAAATCTGGAAAAGCAGGAAAAACATCTGTTTCGGTGTCGTCTAACTTCATGGCTTCATCGGCTTATAATTTGATGAATTTACAAAATGAGTATGGTCAGGGAGCAAATGGAGTTTACAATCCAACTTCTACCTCAAGCTGGGGAGGAAGATTAGACGGAAGTCAGGTTTCAAACTGGCAGTTAGTTCGTAACCCAAATTATGCGGGGCCGGCTACACAAAGTTATTCTCCACAGCCTAACAACGTTATTGATTTTTACAAAACGGGTTACAATTTAGCTAATACTTTAACTGTTGTAACAGGTAACGAAAAAGCACAGGGGTATTTCTCTTATACTAACACTCGTGCTGAAGGTATTGTTGGCGGAAACCAATTAGACAGACACAATCTTAACTTAAGATTGACCAGCAAAATCTCTGACAAATTATCATTGGATGTAAAAACAAACTATATCTTTCAGGACATTGATAACTTATTGAGAACAGGTGAAGAATCTATCGGAACATCTGCTTATTTATTACCTCGTAGTATCGCTTATAACGATTATAAAAATTTCGAATATTTTGATGGTGCAGGACAAAGACAATTAAATTATTTTGTCGACGAAACTGGATCTCCAGGAGGAAACCCATTTTGGTCAGCTTTAAGAGATGACGCTCGTACAGATAAAAGAAACAGATTTATTGGTTTAGCTTCTCTTAAATACGAATTTACAAAAACGTTAAGTTTACAGGGTAGAGCTGGTTTAGACCAAATGACAAACAAAAACGTAAGAAACAGATATGCAACTGTAGCATTCAATAATAACTTAGGTTCATACAGCGAATCTTATGAAACAGTAAGTGAATTGAATGTTGATGCCTTACTTTCTTACAATGAAAAATTTGGAGATTTTTCTGTTGGACTTAATGCTGGTGCCAGTTCATTGCAGCAAAACAGTTCATCTTTAGCTTCTGGAGGAGTTTTAAGTAAAAGAAACTATTTTGCATTATCTAACGTACAGACAGTTCAATCTACTTCTACAGCTTCAGAAAAAAGAATTAACTCAGTTTACGGGTTTGGTCAAATTGGTTTCAGAAACTATTTATTTCTGGATTTAACAGCAAGAAATGACTGGTCTTCTACTTTACCAAATGATTATTTTTACCCTTCTGTAGGTCTATCAGCTGTTATCTCTGACATGGTTAAATTACCGGAAGTAATTAGTTTTGCAAAAGTAAGAGCCTCATACGCAAAAGTAGGTAATGATACTGATCCTTATCAAACACAACAAAGATTCTCTTATATTGGAGGAAATGGCGGTATGTTATATGGACAAAGTACGAAAGCTAATCCGAACTTAAAACCAGAGTTATCTTCTTCTTCAGAGTTTGGTGCTGATGTTAGATTCTTCAATAATCGTTTAGGTTTAGATTTTACTTATTTCAATTCATTAACGAATAATCAAATTTTCTACATCAATACTCCTGAGCCTTCTGGATATTCTAGAGCAATCGTAAATGGCGGGGATATAGGTAATAAAGGTATTGAGCTTACACTTACTGCAACTCCTATCCAAACAGAAAACTTTAGCTGGGATATTACAGCCAACTACGCTTCTTATAAGTCAAAAATTAAATCTATTGCAGATGGAAGAGAAGAGTTAGTTCTAGGGGAAGGGCGTTTGGTAAGAAGTAAAGTTGTTGTAGGCGGCGAATATGGAGATTTATACATTAAAGGTTTTCAAAGATCTCCTGATGGAAATATTATTGTAAATAGTGCAGGTATTCCATTAGCAACAAATGGTTTCGATGTTCGCGCTGGTAACTTTAACCCAGACTGGACAGCAGGTTTAAAAAATAACTTTAAATACAAAGATTTCTCTTTAAGCTTCTTAGTTGATTTTAGAATTGGCGGCGAGGTTATTTCATACACTCAGGCAAGACAAGCTGGTTTAGGAGTAAGCGATATTACTTTAGTAGGAAGACAAGGTGGAATTGTTGTTGATGGTGTTGTTTCTAACGGAAACGGTACATATTCTCCAAATACTACAAGTATTACTGCAGAGCAATACTGGACAGCAATTGGACAAAGAACTCCTATTGCAGAACCTTTTATTTATGATGCAACAAACATTAGATTAAGAGAACTTGTTTTCGGGTATTCATTACCAAAACGTATGTTAAGTAACTCAGGTTTTACAAGTATTGATTTTTCATTAGTAGGAAGAAATTTATTCTTCTTCATGAACAAAGCTAAATATTTTGATCCTGAGGCAGGAGCAGGAACAGGAAATCTGCAAGGTATAGAATCTTTCAACATTCCTTCAACGAGAGATTATGGAGTTAATGTTAAATTTGGATTTTAA
- the nagB gene encoding glucosamine-6-phosphate deaminase → MIKESINFKEAGKFEETRFEKIHNVIFDSSQEASVLVAQEIANIIQRKEDLDEPCVLGLATGSSPVKVYEELVRLHREEGLSFANVVTFNLDEYYPMDKNNIQSYYHFMHEHLFNHVNIHPQNINIPDGKISSEDLQQYCIDYEMKIKAHGGLDFQLLGIGRTGHIGFNEPGSHINSATRSITLDHLTRIDAASSFLGIDNVPRKAITMGIGTVRNAKRIVLLGWGISKAEIIKNTIEGEISSRVPATYLQQHNNTTFVLDTEASSELTRVKTPWLVKSVIWTEELKLKAVAWLSELTKKPFLKLTDKDYNDNGMSSLLTEEGTAYDLNIKMFNKMQQTITGWPGGKPNADDTYRPERATPERKRIIIFSPHPDDDVISMGGTFDRLVEQGHDVHIAYQTSGNIAVSNEEALKFAEISKALNSNSTESENIINFLKNKKANDIDSLEVRKLKGLIRRSESVAATRYLGVPDSNVNFLDLPFYETGTVKKNNLGEADIQIMCDIIERIKPHQIYAAGDLADPHGTHKVCLDSLFEALKRVKNHSYMNDCWVWLYRGAWHEWESYQIEMAVPMSPDQVLKKRHAIFYHQSQKDGVMFQGDDSREFWVRVEDRNRLTAEKYHTLGLADYSAIEAFKRYYF, encoded by the coding sequence ATGATTAAAGAAAGTATAAATTTTAAAGAAGCTGGAAAGTTTGAAGAAACCCGTTTTGAGAAGATTCATAATGTAATTTTTGATTCGTCTCAGGAAGCTTCGGTATTAGTAGCTCAGGAAATTGCCAATATAATTCAGAGAAAAGAAGATTTAGACGAACCTTGTGTTTTAGGATTAGCTACAGGGTCTTCGCCTGTAAAAGTTTACGAAGAATTGGTTCGATTGCATAGAGAAGAAGGTTTAAGTTTTGCTAATGTTGTAACCTTTAATTTAGATGAATATTATCCAATGGATAAAAACAATATTCAGAGTTATTATCATTTTATGCATGAACATCTTTTTAATCATGTAAATATTCATCCACAAAATATTAATATTCCAGACGGAAAAATAAGCAGTGAGGATCTGCAACAATATTGTATAGATTATGAAATGAAGATTAAAGCTCATGGCGGATTGGATTTTCAGCTTTTAGGAATTGGAAGAACCGGACATATCGGATTTAATGAACCGGGATCTCACATTAATTCGGCTACAAGAAGTATTACGTTGGATCACTTGACACGTATTGATGCAGCATCTTCATTTTTAGGTATTGATAATGTACCTAGAAAAGCAATCACAATGGGAATTGGTACGGTTAGAAATGCCAAAAGAATTGTGCTTCTGGGATGGGGAATCAGTAAAGCTGAAATAATAAAAAATACTATCGAAGGCGAAATTTCATCACGAGTTCCTGCAACGTATTTACAACAACACAACAATACGACATTTGTTTTAGATACAGAAGCTTCATCAGAATTAACCAGAGTAAAAACACCTTGGTTGGTTAAATCTGTAATCTGGACAGAAGAATTAAAACTCAAAGCGGTTGCATGGTTAAGCGAATTGACCAAAAAACCTTTCCTTAAATTAACAGATAAGGATTATAACGATAACGGAATGTCTAGTCTCTTGACAGAAGAAGGAACTGCTTATGATTTAAACATAAAAATGTTTAATAAAATGCAGCAAACCATTACAGGCTGGCCTGGTGGAAAACCAAATGCAGACGATACTTATAGACCAGAACGTGCTACTCCGGAAAGAAAAAGAATCATCATTTTTAGTCCGCATCCGGATGATGATGTTATTTCGATGGGAGGAACTTTTGACCGACTTGTAGAACAAGGACATGATGTGCATATTGCGTATCAAACATCAGGAAATATTGCAGTTTCGAATGAAGAAGCTTTAAAATTTGCTGAAATATCTAAGGCATTAAATTCAAATTCTACGGAGTCTGAAAATATTATAAACTTTTTGAAGAATAAAAAAGCAAATGATATTGATTCATTAGAAGTGAGAAAATTAAAAGGATTAATTAGAAGAAGTGAGTCTGTTGCAGCAACAAGATATTTGGGAGTACCGGATTCAAATGTTAACTTTTTAGATTTACCATTTTATGAAACTGGAACAGTTAAAAAGAATAACCTTGGAGAAGCTGATATACAAATTATGTGTGATATTATCGAAAGAATAAAACCACATCAAATATATGCTGCGGGAGATTTAGCAGATCCTCACGGAACGCATAAAGTTTGTCTAGATAGCTTGTTTGAAGCTTTAAAAAGAGTGAAAAACCATAGTTATATGAATGACTGTTGGGTTTGGTTGTATAGAGGAGCTTGGCACGAATGGGAATCGTATCAAATTGAGATGGCAGTTCCAATGAGTCCTGATCAGGTTCTTAAAAAACGTCATGCCATTTTCTATCACCAATCTCAAAAAGACGGAGTAATGTTTCAGGGAGATGATAGTCGAGAATTCTGGGTAAGAGTTGAAGATAGAAACAGATTAACAGCAGAAAAATATCACACTTTAGGTTTAGCAGACTATTCGGCGATCGAAGCTTTTAAACGATATTATTTTTAG
- a CDS encoding group II truncated hemoglobin: MKNIPTLYEWAGDIKTFETLFTKFYNKVLKDDLLGEVFINMSQEHIKKVSHFVAEVFGGDKLYSTEDKGSHSIMIGKHIGKMLTEEKRQRWVHLLLQTADEVGLKSDPEFRSAFVGYIEWGTRLAVINSQLTENSMASNEPMPKWGWGETGGPYTSNEN; the protein is encoded by the coding sequence ATGAAAAATATACCGACACTTTATGAATGGGCAGGTGATATTAAAACCTTTGAAACTTTATTTACAAAGTTTTATAACAAAGTCTTGAAAGATGATTTATTAGGCGAAGTTTTTATAAATATGTCACAAGAACATATAAAAAAGGTTTCACATTTTGTCGCAGAAGTATTTGGTGGTGATAAACTTTATTCAACCGAAGATAAAGGAAGTCATTCTATTATGATTGGCAAACATATAGGCAAAATGCTGACTGAAGAAAAACGCCAGCGTTGGGTACATCTTTTATTGCAAACAGCAGATGAAGTAGGTTTAAAGAGCGACCCAGAGTTTCGTTCTGCATTTGTTGGTTACATTGAATGGGGAACACGTCTTGCAGTTATCAACTCACAACTTACAGAAAATTCAATGGCATCAAATGAGCCTATGCCTAAATGGGGTTGGGGAGAAACAGGCGGACCTTACACTTCAAATGAAAACTAA
- a CDS encoding response regulator, which translates to MKINCLIIDDEPLAINVIKNYLEPIENFEVIDTFSNPIEGLIFLKNNKVDVVFLDINMPVLDGINFIKSLENPPILIITSAYSQFAIETYELDVLDYLVKPIEFPRLMKTLSKISKRLENKNNIPQESSPESPFIFVKIDKKRMKKIFFNEILVIESLKDYLKINTLTGKYIIHSTLSDFTHLLPERNFLRIHRSYTIAIDKIDAVEGNSIEIEGLRYVIGRSYIDIVKQRILNS; encoded by the coding sequence ATGAAGATAAATTGTTTGATTATAGATGATGAGCCATTAGCAATTAATGTTATTAAAAATTATTTAGAGCCAATTGAAAATTTTGAAGTAATAGATACTTTTAGCAATCCAATAGAAGGTTTAATTTTTTTAAAAAACAATAAAGTTGATGTCGTTTTCCTTGATATTAATATGCCTGTTCTTGACGGAATCAATTTTATTAAAAGCCTGGAAAATCCTCCAATCCTTATTATTACAAGTGCCTATAGCCAATTTGCCATAGAAACTTATGAATTAGATGTTTTAGATTATCTGGTAAAACCTATTGAGTTCCCAAGATTAATGAAAACGCTGAGTAAGATTAGCAAAAGACTTGAAAATAAAAATAATATTCCTCAGGAAAGCAGCCCTGAAAGTCCTTTTATCTTTGTTAAAATTGATAAAAAAAGAATGAAGAAGATTTTCTTTAATGAAATTTTGGTCATTGAAAGCCTTAAAGATTATTTAAAAATAAACACGCTAACCGGCAAATACATCATACACAGCACATTATCTGACTTTACACATTTATTACCCGAAAGAAATTTTTTAAGAATACACCGCTCCTACACTATAGCAATTGATAAAATTGATGCCGTTGAAGGAAACAGCATTGAAATTGAAGGACTTAGATATGTCATTGGAAGATCTTACATAGATATTGTAAAACAAAGGATTTTAAATTCTTAG
- a CDS encoding histidine kinase: protein MVFLKFNLTHLLITHEVWPEGPQTIHKLTLNYAIDMMGELYVITFVTTIKMTFDFLKEQQRVTDLEKSQLETELLFLKSQISPHFFFNTLNNIYSLPVEKSNKIPKIVLKLSELMRYMLYDAKSKRQTLENEILCIQNYLDLTRIRNDYRLEINMPISGDIHDKELAPIILLAFIENAFKHGVNKNTGKVTIDINFKLKCDFFAFHHFKPNTRNYTS, encoded by the coding sequence ATGGTCTTTTTAAAATTCAATCTTACGCACCTGTTAATAACTCATGAGGTCTGGCCTGAAGGCCCTCAGACTATACATAAATTAACACTCAATTATGCCATCGATATGATGGGTGAGCTTTATGTAATCACTTTTGTGACTACAATTAAGATGACTTTCGATTTTTTAAAAGAACAACAAAGAGTAACCGATCTTGAAAAATCGCAATTAGAAACAGAATTGCTTTTTCTGAAATCTCAAATTTCTCCTCATTTTTTCTTTAATACGCTGAACAATATTTATTCTCTGCCAGTAGAAAAATCAAATAAAATACCAAAAATTGTCCTTAAACTTTCTGAGTTAATGCGATATATGTTATATGATGCAAAAAGTAAAAGACAAACTTTGGAAAACGAAATACTATGTATTCAAAATTATCTTGACTTGACGCGGATCAGAAATGATTACCGATTAGAAATAAATATGCCTATTTCCGGCGATATTCATGATAAGGAATTAGCTCCTATAATCTTATTGGCTTTTATTGAAAATGCTTTTAAACATGGTGTAAACAAAAACACTGGAAAAGTTACCATTGATATTAACTTTAAGCTCAAGTGTGATTTTTTTGCATTTCACCATTTCAAACCCAACACCAGAAATTACACATCATAA